A genomic region of Ursus arctos isolate Adak ecotype North America unplaced genomic scaffold, UrsArc2.0 scaffold_8, whole genome shotgun sequence contains the following coding sequences:
- the POMC gene encoding pro-opiomelanocortin: MPRSCCSRPGALLLALLLQASVEVSGWCLESSQCQDLTTESNLLACIRACKPDLSAETPVLPGNGDEQPLTENPRKYVMGHFRWDRFGRRNGSTGQKREEEEVAVGEGGAPLPAGGPGLRGDGGEPGLREGKRSYSMEHFRWGKPVGKKRRPVRVYPNGAEDESAEAFPLEFKRELVGQRPEPALVPEGPAEGVAALADLEYDLLTEAEVAEKKDDGPYKMEHFRWGSPPKDKRYGGFMTSEKSQTPLVTLFKNAIIKNAHKKGQ; the protein is encoded by the exons ATGCCGAGATCGTGCTGCAGCCGCCCGGGGGCCCTGCTGCTGGCCTTGCTGCTTCAGGCCTCTGTGGAAGTGAGTGGCTGGTGCCTGGAAAGCAGCCAGTGTCAGGACCTCACCACGGAAAGTAACCTGCTG GCGTGCATCCGGGCCTGCAAGCCCGACCTCTCGGCCGAGACGCCCGTGCTCCCCGGCAACGGCGACGAGCAGCCGCTGACGGAGAACCCCCGGAAGTACGTCATGGGCCACTTCCGCTGGGACAGGTTTGGCCGCCGGAACGGCAGCACGGGCCAGAAGCGCGAGGAAGAGGAGGTCGCGGTGGGCGAAGGCGGCGCCCCGCTGCCGGCGGGCGGCCCGGGGCTCCGCGGCGACGGCGGCGAGCCCGGCCTGCGCGAGGGCAAGCGCTCCTACTCCATGGAGCACTTCCGCTGGGGCAAGCCTGTGGGCAAGAAGCGGCGCCCGGTGAGGGTGTACCCCAACGGCGCCGAGGACGAGTCGGCCGAGGCCTTCCCGCTGGAGTTCAAGAGGGAGCTGGTCGGCCAGCGGCCTGAGCCCGCGCTTGTTCCCGAGGGCCCGGCCGAGGGCGTGGCGGCCCTGGCCGACCTGGAGTACGACCTGCTGACCGAGGCCGAGGTGGCCGAGAAGAAGGACGACGGGCCCTATAAGATGGAGCACTTCCGCTGGGGCAGCCCGCCCAAGGACAAGCGCTACGGCGGCTTCATGACCTCCGAGAAGAGCCAGACGCCCCTGGTGACGCTGTTCAAAAACGCCATCATCAAGAACGCCCACAAGAAGGGCCAGTGA